In Spirosoma pollinicola, the genomic window CCCGCACTTCGGGCGTCCAGAGAACACCCGCAAAACCACTGTTCACCAACGCCGTAATGAAGTCTTCGTGGCTATAATTATCGTTGTAAATGACATAGGGAAGTGACGACCCACCGGCATTCGATGCCCGTACCAGTCCATAGGTCCGCTGATTCCGTTTCCGAAATAGATCGGTGCTTTGCTTTTGAACCAGCAGGCCATACGTTTGCCGCATCTGTTCGGCGCTTCTCCCCGACGGAAACGTAGCGACATCGGGCCAGAGGTAATAGTCGTAGCCATCTACTTCATCAATCTTGTAGCCACCAACGCCGATGTTCACATGGTCACTGGCAAATTTACCCCAGAGGATTTCCCGTGCCTGCGGCATGGTCAGGTCGGGTACCGCCCCTACCCAAACGGTATGCGAACCTGTAAACGGGGCAATTTTCGGGTAAATGGACGCTTCGGGCGACACGAACAGGTTTGTCCAGAGGTTCATCCGAACGCCCTTATTCAGCATCGTTTTGATAAAGGCTTCCGGTTGTGGAAAGCGGGTTTTATCCCATTCAAAGGTGCAGGGATACGACTTGCTTTGCCAGCCCGGCTCCAGCCCGATGAAATCCAGTGGGTACTTTTTGTCTTCAAACGCCTGCGCTTCCTTCTCAACATCTGCGGCAGAAAACAGCCGGTTAACGCGTTGCGTAAAGCCCAGTCCCCAGCGTGGCGGCAGGCAACCGCCCCCATTGAACAGGTTAAACCGGCGAACTGCGTCCATCGTCGTTGGCCCACCAAATACATACAACTCAACGCCCTCAGCGGGCACCAGCATCTCAACGGCATCGGAGTAAGGCCGGGCGCTCCAGTTTTTATCTGTGTTACGATCCTGTACTTCGGGCGGGTTTTTACTGTCTTTCCGTACCGCCGAACCGGCATACACATTAATGTATCGGGCTGAGTTAACAAATACGCCATAGCCCTTCGACGACACATAAAACGGCAACGGCGCATGGGTACGACCATCGTCTTTAGTACCGTAGTGGTCGACATGGAGTTGCATAATCCGCCCGCGCTGATGCACCGTCTGGAAGTTCAAACCGAACCCGAAAATCTGTTCGGTCCGGTCGAGTGGAAAGCGCAGGTAGGTTTTACCGCCTTCCACCCGAAGCGAAATATCGGATTTGTCTAACGGGAAAGCAGTTGTACCAAGTCGCGTCAGGGCAGCCAGATCAGGGCTCGATTCGGCCGCAATCAGCAGGTTATAAGCTTCGGGTTTCCCCACCGATATTTTCCAGACACCGGGAGCCGTTTCAGTCCAGGATTGTGCCTGACTGGGCAGGGTTACGGTGAGGCAAGAAACCAGTAAAGTCCAGCTTACTAACTTGTAAATTGTCTGCTTCATGCGACGTTGTGTTCTGGTTCTGATTATAAATATATTTTACTACTCCATCTTACCACCCCCAACCCCCTCCTAAAACAGGAGGGGGCTATGCCGAAGGGTATTCTATTATCGGTTTTATCTGTATAAAGAAGGGACCAAGACAAGAACAAGAGTACCCTTTTTTAAAGCCCACTCCTGTTTTAGGAGGGGGTTGGGGGTGGTAAGATGGGGTGGTAAAACGGCGGTTGGGGGTAGCAGTAACTACTCCTTCACCCACATCTGCTGCGTAAACGCGCCATTGACAGCCGCATCCCACACTTCAAGGCGTACCCATTTTTTGCCTTTCAAATTAGTGTTGAACGTGAATTTCTGTTTGCCGAAGGGCAGTGTATTCGTCAGGTCGATTCGCTCCCGAAACACCTGTTTACCATCACCGGAAATAATCTCGGCAAAGGTTAAGGGAAACGTCCAGTCCATATCGACCATGATTGTTGCTTTACCATCACGTGCCAGCGTGAGCGAATCGCCCGCGCCTTTTCCGTTGACAGTGAACGTCGGCAGGAGCACTTCGCCGGTCGAGACGAAGAACTTGCCTTGCTGCATAACGTCTAAAACGGGCTGCCAACCTTTGTTATAATCCGGTAGTTTATCGAGTTGCAGGTAGTTGACATTAAGGTGGGCATACATTTCGTTTTCCGGCTCAATACTAAATAGATCAGCTTCGGCGATGACGTGCTTCTTCAGTCCCCAATTGGCCATGTCGTCCATCAAATCCAGCACCCGTCGGCTCAGTCGGGGTTCCGATAAATCGGCGGGTATATTTTTCCAGGCTGCGCCGAAGAACCTGTCGGATTTATAGAATTCTTCGTCTTTGTATTTATCCGGGAAGCCCGTGGAGCCTTTGGTTCGGGCATGGGCTGTCCAGGCCAAGCCATTTTCCGCTTCCAGCAATTTTAGCATATCCGTTTTATCGCCAATACGATACACTTTTCCGTAGGTGGGATCGTCCATAACAAACGGCATCTCGGGCTTTCTGGACATGATCCAATACACTGGTTTCGGGAAGAAGCTCAACCAGTGCCCGCCAAAAAACTCGTTGGGTTCTTCGCCCGGCAGTAACAGAAAATCCTTATCCGACCATCGCTTGCACATATCGTGCAGGGTTTTCAATTCTAGCAGCC contains:
- a CDS encoding glycoside hydrolase family 31 protein, producing the protein MKQTIYKLVSWTLLVSCLTVTLPSQAQSWTETAPGVWKISVGKPEAYNLLIAAESSPDLAALTRLGTTAFPLDKSDISLRVEGGKTYLRFPLDRTEQIFGFGLNFQTVHQRGRIMQLHVDHYGTKDDGRTHAPLPFYVSSKGYGVFVNSARYINVYAGSAVRKDSKNPPEVQDRNTDKNWSARPYSDAVEMLVPAEGVELYVFGGPTTMDAVRRFNLFNGGGCLPPRWGLGFTQRVNRLFSAADVEKEAQAFEDKKYPLDFIGLEPGWQSKSYPCTFEWDKTRFPQPEAFIKTMLNKGVRMNLWTNLFVSPEASIYPKIAPFTGSHTVWVGAVPDLTMPQAREILWGKFASDHVNIGVGGYKIDEVDGYDYYLWPDVATFPSGRSAEQMRQTYGLLVQKQSTDLFRKRNQRTYGLVRASNAGGSSLPYVIYNDNYSHEDFITALVNSGFAGVLWTPEVRASKTSEEWLRRFQTVCFSPMAMINAWSSSTKPWSFPDVAEQVKAMAQLRMQMMPYWYTAFANYHFDGTPPFRAMNLEAGFQVADRKEVLTASLEENPYAEAVRKEVKDQYMAGEYLLVAPLFTGQKSRTVILPKGKWYDFYTGQFAGDGELITVTPGLDKIPVFVKDGGIIPMMPSLLHAPKPDQKVDLDIRHYGEKPGQYKLYDDDGETFNYEKGQYSWRTINVEKQKSGQWKGTISKPEQGKPNTVGNVTWRFMTTNVSK